TATTTTCAGGTATATTTTGGAGAAACTGAGGACGAAGTTCCTGTAGATTTCATGGAAGGTGAAACCATTAAACATACTTATGCAAATGTTGGAACGTATAACGTAAAAGTAATAGCGCTGAGCGGAGGTGTAGCAACTACAACTTATGAAGAATCAATTACAATCTCTAATCCAGTATTATTACCGGTAGATTTTGAATCTGCAACACTTAATTATGCCTTTAATAATTTTGGCGGAGCAACTACAACTGTAGCAAATAATCCAAGTGTAAACGAAGATAATCCAAGTGCAAAAGTTGCTAAGCTTAATAAAAGTGCAGGTTCTGAAGTTTGGGCAGGTTCGTTTTTAGAATTAGGAACACCAATTGATTTTTCGACTTTGAAAAAAATCAAAATTAAAGCGTGGTCTCCAAAAGCAGGAATTGTGGTTAAAATGAAATTAGAAAACTTAGCAGATTCTAATATTAATACAGAAGTTGATGTAACCAATACAGTTGCTAACGGTTGGGAAGAATTGACTTTTGATTTCTCTGCTGTAGATAATACTAAGAATTATCAAAGAGTGGTATTGTTTTTTGATTTTGGAAATAATGGTACAGGAGTAGATTATTACTTTGATGATATTGAATTGACTGCAGGCGTAGAAACTGTAAAATTGCCATTGAGTTTTGAATCTTCAGTGTTGACTTATTCCTTTACCAATTTTGGAGGAGCAAATTCAGTATTAGCAGATAATCCGGATAAAACAGGAATCAATACTTCGGCAAAAGTAGGTGCTTTGACAAAAGGAAGCGGTTCTGAAGTTTGGGCAGGATCTTTCATCGAATTAGCAAGTCCGCTTAATTTTTCTACTTTCAAAAAAATCAAAATGAAAGTATGGTCGCCACAAGCAGGAATTATTGTAAAAGTCAAGTTTGAAAACATGTCAGATAGTACAATAAATAAAGAGGTAGATGCAACCACAACCGTTGCAAATGGATGGGAAGAGCTCACTTTTGATTTCACTGGAGCCACAACAGCCAATCAATTTCAGCGATTAGTAGTGTTCTTTGACTTTGGAGTTAACGGCACAGGGAAAACCTATTATTTTGATGACATTAAACAATCCAATTAAAAAAACGTAATCATGAGTAAAAAGATAATTATAAATATAATAGCATTACTGTCACTATTCTTGACAGTAAGTTGCCAGAAAGATGATTATGCATTTGGCGATTTGTCAGCACCATCAAATCTTAAAGTAACCGCTGAAATTATAGGAAAAACTGCCGATGCTCCGAACGGAGACGGTTCAGGAATGGTAAAGTTAATAGCAACGGCAGATAATGCTGTATCTTACAAATATATATTTAGCGATGGAACTTCGCAAAATTCTCCAAGCGGTGTATTTACCAAACGTTTTACTAAAACAAATGTAAACACGTATACTATTACAATAATTGCATACGGAAAAGGTGGAATTGCTACAAATAGTACCGCAGATGTTACTGTCCTAAGTAATTTTAGCGACGACGAAGCGGTTCATTTTCTGACCAACGGAAGTTCTCAAAAATGGTATTGGTCAGCATCAGAACCCGGACATTTAGGAGTGGGACAAAATGATTCAGATGCTACTAAAAATCACATTCCAAACTATTATTCTGCAACACCTTTTGAAAAAGCAGGATCACCAACAAGTAGCTGTTTATACGAAAACGTATTGACATTCTCACTTGTAGGAGGACAATTGAAATTTGAATTAGACAATGGAGGAGCAACATTCTTTAATGCATCATTCAAAAATGTAGCAGGAGGAAGCGGAGCAGGAGATGCTTGTTTAACGTATGATGCGACAGGAGTTAAAACAGTTTCATTAAGTCCATCAGAATCTGTTGTAACCAAAAATCCTGATCATCAAACACAAACCAGAGGTACAATGTTAAACTTCTCTGACGGAGGATTTATGGGGTATTATATTGGTCAAAGTTCATATGAGATATTGTCGATTACAGCAAACAGAATGGTTGTTAGAGCCATTATGGGCGGAGATCCTTCTTTGGCTTGGTATCATACTTTTACAACAACGCCACCAAATCAGACTCCTGATCCTGACTTTACAAATCTGGTTTTTTCTGATGAATTCAATACAGACGGAGCTCCCGACGCAACAAAATGGGTTTATGATTTAGGAACAGGAACAAATGGTTGGGGAAATAATGAAAAACAGAATTATACCAACTCCGCTACGAATGTAATAGTTCAGGGAGGAAATCTTAAAATCACGGCTAAAAAAGAAGCTTCAGGCGGAGCAGATTATTCTTCGGCGCGATTAAAAACAGATGGTAAGTTCTCCTTTACTTATGGAAAATTGGAGATAAAAGCCAAACTTCCAACAGGAGCAGGAACATGGCCGGCATTATGGATGTTAGGTCAAAATTATGCAACTAAACCATGGCCAGCTTGCGGCGAAATAGATATGATGGAACACGTGGGGAACAATCAAAATGTTATTTTGAGCACCCTTCATTATCCCGGACATTCTGGAGGACAAGGAAATACAGGCTCAAAAACAATAGCAAATGTTTCAACAGAGTTTCATGTTTACAAAACAATCTGGACAGCATCATCAGTCAAAACTTTTGTAGATGACACAATGATTCATTCAGTTCCTAATGACGGTTCTCTTCCCTTTAATAGTGACTTTTTCTTAATTTTAAATGTTGCAATGGGAGGTAATCTGGGCGGTAATATTGATGCAGCTTTTACACAATCTTCCATGGAGGTTGATTATGTGCGAGTATATCAATAGAATACAAATTAATTAGTAAGAATGAAGTAAGAAGGTCAGTTTAAGGCTGGCCTTCTTAATTTTTAGCAATTTAAAAACGACATTATGCAAAAAGTAATTGTATTATTATTGATTACCAGTCTTGGTTTTGCCCAGGAAGTAAAACGGAAACTAGTCTGGGAAGAAAATTTTAATAAAAAGGAAGTAAACGAATCTTTTTGGAATTTTGAAATCGGAGATGGTTGTCCAGATCTTTGTGGTTTCGGAAACAATGAAAGACAGATTTACACCAAAACAAATCACGAATTTAAAGATGGAAATTTAGTTATCGAAGCCAGAAAAGAAGGCGATAAATATACATCAACAAAAATAACCACAAAGGGGAAAAAAGAATTTCTATACGGCCGAATAGAAGCCAGAGCAAAATTGCCAATCGGTCACGGTTTGTGGCCCGCATTCTGGATGTTAGGCGCCAATATTGATGCCATAAAATGGCCAAAAGCCGGAGAAATAGATATTCTGGAATATATTGGACGAGATCCGCATATGGTTTATACAACCTTGCACACACAAGATAGTCACGGAAACACAATTAATACAAAAAGAACCCCTTTTCCTACCATAGAAGAAGGATATCATGTATATGCAATTGAGTGGACAAAAGAAAAAATTGATTTCTTTGTAGATAAAACTTTAGTTTATACCTTCAATCCACAAGTTAAAAACGAAGACACCTGGCCATTTGATAAACCATTCTATATTATCCTAAATTTGGCCATAGGGGGAAATTTTGGAGGTCCTGAAGTAGATGATAAAGTGCTTCCACAGAAATATTATATCGATTATGTACGTGTTTATCAATAAAAAAAGAATAGTTTAGAATGTTGTAATTTAAAACAGATGTAGAATACTTAAGTCTTTAATTGTAAGTTATTTACATCTGTTTTTTACTGTTAAAAATACACTTGATTTTGAGCATTTTTAGCCATTTATAAGTAAAGTTTAAGTTTATTTTAGAAATGTTAACGTTTTATTGTTAATTATTGTTTCTTTTATTTGCTTTTTAAAACATTTATTTGTTAAATTTGGTCACGATATTAACATAACTTAAAAAAGGATACGCCTATACAATAAAACTACTTTTTAGAAAAAATTACTTATAAATTTTATACAGAAACTAAAAAGGTAGTATTATGGCTGATCTGCATATTCCAGACGCTCTATTAGTGAAAAATTATGTCGAAGGCAACGAATCTGCTCTTGGGACATTAATAAAGAGACACGAATCTAAGATATATGGTTTTATATATTCTAAGATTGCTGATAGAGATATTTCAAACGATATTTTTCAAGATACTTTTATTAAGGTAATCAAAACCTTAAAAAGTAATTCCTATAACGAAGAAGGTAAATTTTTGCCTTGGGTAATGCGTATTTCTCACAATCTAATTGTGGATCACTTTCGCAAGACCAAAAAAATGCCAATGTACAGAGAGACAGAAGAGTTTTCGATCTTTTCTATAATGTCTGATGATTCATTGACAATAGAAGGTAAAATGATTGTTGATCAGGTCGAAATTGACTTGAAAAAGCTAATCGAAGAATTACCGGAAGATCAAAAAGAAGTATTAGTAATGCGTATGTATCAGGATATGAGTTTCAAGGAAATATCTGAATTAACAGACGTTAGCATTAATACAGCATTAGGAAGAATGCGTTATGCGCTAATGAATTTGAGAAAAATAATCGACAAACATCAAATTATTTTGACCAACTAATACTATTTTGAGTAATAGCTCGTTATACTATTATAAAACATTTTCATAGTATGGCGAAAATTTACTCGAAAAAGGCATTAGCTTCTACAGATTTAAAACCTAAAAAGGAAGTTGTTTCTTTCTTACTTAGTTATTCACAAGCATTAACAATTGTGAAAATCGAAGATAAAAGTTTTGAAATTATAGCTAATTAAACAGCCCACTACTTTGGTCGGATGTTTATTTCGAAAGAAAAACCAAATGGTCGTTTTGGTTGAAAGCTCACTATTTGTATGCAAATACAGGTAGTGAGTTTTTTTTATGTAGTAATCTTATGTTTTTTGTTTTTCTTTTAATTCAGCGGTAATGAATTAGATGCAAAAGTTGGAGATTTATCAAAAGATTAGATAATCTGAATAAGTAAGATACCTATATTTTTCAGATCTTCTGCTCTTACAAACACAACAAATTCATGTTTCAATTATAGCCCAAGGTTTCAACCTTGGGAGAGATAGATTATGATAAATGGATTATGTCCCCATGTTTGAAACCACTGGTAATCTTTAAAAATAAAATCTATTCTATTGATCTGAGTACTTGATTATTAAATTCTTTTTTTATGGCGCATATGTTAAAATTTAATATTTTGTTTGCATTTTGTTTATTTATTCAATAATTAGTTTTATTTTGGTTAAAAAATAATTTTTTATTCAAGTAAATTGCTTAATTGAGGAGTTTTTCGTATTAAAAAGTTTGAATTTGTAATAAAAGACCAATAATAAAGCCAAAAACCAAAATTTTAACCAATAACCAGATGATCTATGAAGAAAAATTACACTACTTTATTTTGTTTTATTTGTTGAGCGTGACCACGTTGCCTAAAAAAGTATAAAGACTAATAGCGTTTTTGTACTAAATATTTATTGCAGACAAAAAGAGAGATTTTGTTCTGCATCTTAAATATTATTTGTT
This genomic window from Flavobacterium sp. 9 contains:
- a CDS encoding family 16 glycosylhydrolase, giving the protein MSKKIIINIIALLSLFLTVSCQKDDYAFGDLSAPSNLKVTAEIIGKTADAPNGDGSGMVKLIATADNAVSYKYIFSDGTSQNSPSGVFTKRFTKTNVNTYTITIIAYGKGGIATNSTADVTVLSNFSDDEAVHFLTNGSSQKWYWSASEPGHLGVGQNDSDATKNHIPNYYSATPFEKAGSPTSSCLYENVLTFSLVGGQLKFELDNGGATFFNASFKNVAGGSGAGDACLTYDATGVKTVSLSPSESVVTKNPDHQTQTRGTMLNFSDGGFMGYYIGQSSYEILSITANRMVVRAIMGGDPSLAWYHTFTTTPPNQTPDPDFTNLVFSDEFNTDGAPDATKWVYDLGTGTNGWGNNEKQNYTNSATNVIVQGGNLKITAKKEASGGADYSSARLKTDGKFSFTYGKLEIKAKLPTGAGTWPALWMLGQNYATKPWPACGEIDMMEHVGNNQNVILSTLHYPGHSGGQGNTGSKTIANVSTEFHVYKTIWTASSVKTFVDDTMIHSVPNDGSLPFNSDFFLILNVAMGGNLGGNIDAAFTQSSMEVDYVRVYQ
- a CDS encoding family 16 glycosylhydrolase, with protein sequence MQKVIVLLLITSLGFAQEVKRKLVWEENFNKKEVNESFWNFEIGDGCPDLCGFGNNERQIYTKTNHEFKDGNLVIEARKEGDKYTSTKITTKGKKEFLYGRIEARAKLPIGHGLWPAFWMLGANIDAIKWPKAGEIDILEYIGRDPHMVYTTLHTQDSHGNTINTKRTPFPTIEEGYHVYAIEWTKEKIDFFVDKTLVYTFNPQVKNEDTWPFDKPFYIILNLAIGGNFGGPEVDDKVLPQKYYIDYVRVYQ
- a CDS encoding RNA polymerase sigma factor, whose amino-acid sequence is MADLHIPDALLVKNYVEGNESALGTLIKRHESKIYGFIYSKIADRDISNDIFQDTFIKVIKTLKSNSYNEEGKFLPWVMRISHNLIVDHFRKTKKMPMYRETEEFSIFSIMSDDSLTIEGKMIVDQVEIDLKKLIEELPEDQKEVLVMRMYQDMSFKEISELTDVSINTALGRMRYALMNLRKIIDKHQIILTN